The proteins below are encoded in one region of Oncorhynchus kisutch isolate 150728-3 linkage group LG14, Okis_V2, whole genome shotgun sequence:
- the LOC109904520 gene encoding L-threonine 3-dehydrogenase, mitochondrial-like — MLPGIRFCMPSAAALFGSLCHGCRSRARSLSFWGCSWSPRQNSRWNSQDSIQSTAENPRILITGGLGQLGVGLAEILRKQYGTENVILSDIKKAPPEVYRSGPFVYADVLDYKNLRELVVNNRITWLVHYSALLSVVGEANVALARKINITGLHNVLDLALESCLRLFVPSTIGAFGPSSPRDPAPDLCVQRPHTIYGVSKVHAELMGEYLHHKYGLDFRCLRYPGIISANTQPGGGTTDYAVQIFHDALSTGHHECYLRADTRLPMMHIGDCHRATVEFMHAPECQLSLRTYNIAAMSFTPEEVSTEIRKHLPHLKVTYNPDSVRQTIADSWPVRFDDSNAQRDWGWKSTYGLEELVSDMLSSIHDKKTNAGLPVS, encoded by the exons ATGCTACCGGGTATACGGTTCTGTATGCCCTCCGCGGCAGCTCTATTCGGATCGTTGTGCCATGGCTGTCGCAGCCGGGCGCGTAGTTTGTCATTCTGGGGCTGTAGTTGGTCGCCCCGACAGAACAGCCGGTGGAACAGTCAGGATTCAattcaatctactgcagagaacCCACGAATTCTCATCACAG GAGGCCTTGGCCAGTTAGGTGTGGGGCTTGCAGAAATCTTGAG GAAACAGTACGGAACAGAAAACGTTATCCTATCGGATATTAAAAAGGCTCCACCAGAAGTGTACAGAAGTG gcCCGTTTGTGTATGCTGACGTGTTGGACTATAAGAACCTCAGAGAGTTGGTGGTGAATAACCGCATCACCTGGCTGGTGCATTACAGCGCTCTACTCAGTGTTGTAGGAGAGGCCAATGTGGCCCTGGCACGCAAGATCAATATCACAG GCCTTCATAATGTGCTGGACCTGGCTCTGGAGAGCTGCTTACGTCTCTTTGTCCCTAGCACCATCGGAGCTTTTGGCCCTTCTTCTCCCCGTGACCCCGCACCTGACCTGTGTGTCCAGAGGCCTCACACCATTTATGGGGTGTCCAAAGTGCACGCCGAACTGATGGGGGAG TATCTTCATCACAAGTATGGACTGGACTTCCGCTGCCTACGCTATCCTGGCATCATCTCAGCTAACACACAGCCTGGGGGAGGAACAACAG ACTATGCTGTCCAGATTTTTCACGATGCACTCAGCACAGGTCACCACGAGTGCTATTTACGCGCTGACACACGTCTGCCCATGATGCACATTGGTGACTGCCACCGTGCGACTGTGGAGTTCATGCATGCCCCGGAATGCCAACTGTCGCTGCGCACGTACAACATCGCTGCCATGAGCTTCACCCCCGAGGAAGTTTCCACGGAAATACGCAAGCACCTGCCCCACCTCAAGGTCACCTATAACCCTGACTCTGTCCGCCAGACCATTG CGGACAGCTGGCCAGTGAGGTTTGATGACTCCAATGCACAGAGAGACTGGGGCTGGAAGTCGACCTATGGGCTTGAGGAGCTCGTCTCAGACATGCTAAGCTCCATCCATGACAAGAAGACCAACGCCGGACTGCCAGTCAGCTAG
- the LOC109903962 gene encoding protein FAM167A, translating into MMTFYADPFKTSSAIAMDFKELGGEDNCEGDTEGNAEDLNNVKVLTEKLKLQTRRPSYLEWQERLQSRPWKENPNGLDNSQETAEKYVFLPEIMRDENSDLTIRNICGFDTIDDALDFLRKELREMRFQDNRLARQLIRLRVEIHRLKVEQVCHRHKEMLDDATYELEECGEESDLLCDIPMKAAFALSTPLKHLGLTKMNINSRRFSLC; encoded by the exons ATGATGACTTTTTACGCAGATCCATTTAAAACGTCTAGTGCAATTGCAATGGACTTCAAGGAGCTGGGAGGCGAGGACAACTGCGAAGGAGATACAGAGGGAAACGCTGAGGATTTGAACAATGTGAAAGTCCTTACCGAAAAACTAAAGTTACAAACTCGCAGACCATCATACCTTGAATGGCAGGAGCGCTTGCAGAGCCGACCGTGGAAGGAGAACCCAAATGGTTTAGATAATAGTCAAGAGACtgcagagaaatatgtgtttttgcCTGAAATTATGCGGGATGAGAACTCAGATCTAACCATCCGCAACATCTGTGGCTTCGATACCATTGATGATGCGTTGGATTTTCTTAGAAAAGAGCTG AGGGAGATGCGGTTCCAGGATAACCGTCTGGCGCGCCAGCTGATCCGTCTGCGTGTGGAGATCCACCGGCTGAAGGTGGAGCAGGTGTGTCACCGCCACAAGGAGATGCTGGACGACGCCACCTACGAGCTGGAGGAGTGTGGCGAGGAGTCCGACCTGCTCTGTGACATCCCCATGAAGGCTGCCTTTGCTCTGTCCACCCCCCTCAAACACCTTGGCCTCACCAAGATGAACATCAACTCCCGACGCTTCTCCCTCTGTTGA